The Magnetococcales bacterium genome includes the window CCGATCTATTCAACCAGTTTGCCCGGGTGGGCAAGGCCCTCTCCAGCGCCCCACGTTTGGAAATTTTGGAATTTTTGGCCCAGGGAGAGCGCTCTGTAGACGCCCTGGCCAAGGTCTCCCACCTGACAGTCGCCAACACCTCCCGCCACCTCCAGGTCTTGAGTCAAGCCGGATTGGTGAGCGGACGCAAAGCAGGTCGCCACGCCTTCTATACCCTGGCAGATGAATCCGTCGTGGACCTGATGACCGCCCTGCGAACCATGGCCGAACGACAACTGGCGGAAGTGGACCGGTTGGTGCGGGATTATCTATCGGTGCGGGACAATCTGGAGCCGATCCCCCGGACAGAACTCATGCGCCGCTTGCGGGAAGGATCGGTCACGGTGCTGGATGTCAGGCCCCCTGAAGAGTATCAGGCCGGTCACCTGCCCGAAGCCCACAACATCCCCCTCAAACAACTGGAAGCGCAACTGGAGAATCTGCCCAAGGAACATGAGGTGGTGGCCTATTGCCGGGGGCCCTATTGTATTCTGGCTTTTGAGGCGGTCGCCCGGCTGCGGGAAAAGGGTTTCAAAGCCCGCCG containing:
- a CDS encoding metalloregulator ArsR/SmtB family transcription factor, with protein sequence MSGSSFKTDLFNQFARVGKALSSAPRLEILEFLAQGERSVDALAKVSHLTVANTSRHLQVLSQAGLVSGRKAGRHAFYTLADESVVDLMTALRTMAERQLAEVDRLVRDYLSVRDNLEPIPRTELMRRLREGSVTVLDVRPPEEYQAGHLPEAHNIPLKQLEAQLENLPKEHEVVAYCRGPYCILAFEAVARLREKGFKARRLEDGLPEWKRAGLPLANG